Proteins from a single region of Daphnia magna isolate NIES unplaced genomic scaffold, ASM2063170v1.1 Dm_contigs248, whole genome shotgun sequence:
- the LOC123467857 gene encoding hyphally regulated cell wall protein 1-like — MGKQKKEGRESDNEIVQNEEKDEEGWEKEMKKRKEERRHPSTDASEASETAAAEAESYEITVKANRSFADRIGAVTRSKLAIENRDPKLAQLPHVKISRLPSSIAHQEKRTETGRGEGKGAGRGTGRGSGRGSVSGSGTGLGTGTCTGRGRGRGRGTGTGTRTGKGRGIRTGTETETGTRRVGRPRKEEKRLLKQ, encoded by the exons ATGGGAAaacag aaaaaagaaggaagggaATCAGATAATGAAATAGtacaaaacgaagaaaaagacgaggaaggatgggaaaaagaaatgaaaaaacgg aaagaggaaagaaggCATCCGTCGACTGACGCTTCCGAGGCCAGCGAGACGGCTGCTGCTGAGGCTGAATCGTATGAAATCACGGTCAAAGCGAATCGATCATTCGCGGACAGAATCGGGGCGGTTACGCGTTCAAAATTGGCAATTGAAAATAGAG ATCCTAAATTGGCACAATTGCCTCATGTAAAAATAAGCCGTCTGCCGTCATCTATTGCTCACcaggaaaaaagaacagaaacAGGAAGAGGAGAAGGAAAAGGAGCAGGAAGAGGAACAGGAAGAGGATCAGGAAGAGGATCAGTATCAGGTTCAGGAACAGGTTTAGGAACAGGAACATGTACAGGAAGAGGGAGAGGGAGAGGGAGaggaacaggaacaggaacaAGAACAGGAAAAGGAAGAGGAATAAGAACAGGAACAGAAACAGAAACGGGAACAAGACGAGTAGGAAGAccacgaaaagaagaaaaacgtttgTTGAAGCAGTAA
- the LOC123467856 gene encoding golgin subfamily A member 6-like protein 2 isoform X1, which produces MISESEGDNSCEEGQDVARRRLDEALIQKKKQFQNLRNIKGRTIKRRDTDKQQRLTAFKESYKGKKEVPQRNKPWSVLEWQNHWNSLDQRQQDNLDRKKSHCHLSIGSKINEMAADYNASVICLIRYPNGTQHTKYVLVSGGGIKYSKSRDGVLTEQLWHRYWNKKQNKRQQLCEENGLWLERASKRKRKERTVERTEKEKSMQSGNRKQRKRERQFDNESVESEEEYNERLDSGIENQNIGKSHNETVESEEDNDERLERGIWNQTIGQTRNESVESDEENDERLDRGIWKQTTGDNGNNERVESDEENDVSLDRGIWNHNKIYMQNKKKSLKKFLFTKKKIGETSNVESEEEYDGRWDKGIGSQKIRQSDNESVRSEEENFEIWGKWGNR; this is translated from the exons atgatttcagaATCGGAGGGTGACAACAGTTGTGAGGAAGGACAAGACGTAGCAAGGAGGAGGCTGGATGAAGCTTTgatacagaagaaaaaacagttcCAGAATTTAAGGAACATTAAAGGAAGAACAATAAAACGGCGAGATACGGATAAACAACAGAGACTTACTGCGTTCAAG GAGTCttacaaagggaaaaaagaggtACCTCAAAGAAACAAGCCATGGTCGGTTCTTGAGTGGCAAAACCATTGGAATTCCCTTGACCAAAGACAACAGGACAATCTAGATCGCAAGAAGTCTCACTGCCATTTAAGTATTGGTTCGAAGATTAATGAGATGGCTGCAGATTACAATGCCTCAGTAATTTGCTTAATCCGTTACCCCAATGGAACTCAACACACCAAGTATGTGTTAGTAAGCGGAGGTGGAATTAAATATTCCAAATCAAGAGACGGTGTTCTAACTGAACAACTCTGGCATAGATattggaacaaaaaacaaa aTAAACGACAACAGTTATGTGAGGAGAATGGCCTGTGGCTTGAGAGAgccagtaaaagaaaaagaaaagagagaacagTGGAAAggacagagaaagagaaaagtatgCAATCAGGAAACAGGAAACAG AGGAAGAGAGAAAGACAATTTGATAATGAGAGCGTAGAGAGTGAAGAAGAATACAATGAAAGATTGGACAGCGGAATAGAGAATCAG AACATAGGAAAATCACACAACGAGACAgtagaaagcgaagaagataACGACGAAAGATTGGAAAGGGGGATATGGAATCAG ACAATAGGACAAACACGTAATGAGAGCGTAGAGAGCgatgaagaaaatgatgaaagaTTAGACAGGGGAATATGGAAACAG acaacagGCGACAATGGGAATAATGAGAGAGTAGAGAGCGATGAAGAAAACGATGTAAGTTTGGACAGGGGTATATGGAATCATAATAAGATTtatatgcaaaacaaaaaaaaaagtttaaaaaaatttctctttacaaaaaagaaaataggagaaACAAGTAATgtagaaagcgaagaagaataCGACGGAAGATGGGACAAAGGAATAGGGagccag aaaataagaCAATCAGATAACGAGAGCGTACgaagcgaagaagaaaactttgaaataTGGGGGAAATGGGGGaacaggtaa
- the LOC123467856 gene encoding cilia- and flagella-associated protein 251-like isoform X2 yields the protein MISESEGDNSCEEGQDVARRRLDEALIQKKKQFQNLRNIKGRTIKRRDTDKQQRLTAFKESYKGKKEVPQRNKPWSVLEWQNHWNSLDQRQQDNLDRKKSHCHLSIGSKINEMAADYNASVICLIRYPNGTQHTKYVLVSGGGIKYSKSRDGVLTEQLWHRYWNKKQNKRQQLCEENGLWLERASKRKRKERTVERTEKEKSMQSGNRKQRKRERQFDNESVESEEEYNERLDSGIENQNIGKSHNETVESEEDNDERLERGIWNQTIGQTRNESVESDEENDERLDRGIWKQTTGDNGNNERVESDEENDKIGETSNVESEEEYDGRWDKGIGSQKIRQSDNESVRSEEENFEIWGKWGNR from the exons atgatttcagaATCGGAGGGTGACAACAGTTGTGAGGAAGGACAAGACGTAGCAAGGAGGAGGCTGGATGAAGCTTTgatacagaagaaaaaacagttcCAGAATTTAAGGAACATTAAAGGAAGAACAATAAAACGGCGAGATACGGATAAACAACAGAGACTTACTGCGTTCAAG GAGTCttacaaagggaaaaaagaggtACCTCAAAGAAACAAGCCATGGTCGGTTCTTGAGTGGCAAAACCATTGGAATTCCCTTGACCAAAGACAACAGGACAATCTAGATCGCAAGAAGTCTCACTGCCATTTAAGTATTGGTTCGAAGATTAATGAGATGGCTGCAGATTACAATGCCTCAGTAATTTGCTTAATCCGTTACCCCAATGGAACTCAACACACCAAGTATGTGTTAGTAAGCGGAGGTGGAATTAAATATTCCAAATCAAGAGACGGTGTTCTAACTGAACAACTCTGGCATAGATattggaacaaaaaacaaa aTAAACGACAACAGTTATGTGAGGAGAATGGCCTGTGGCTTGAGAGAgccagtaaaagaaaaagaaaagagagaacagTGGAAAggacagagaaagagaaaagtatgCAATCAGGAAACAGGAAACAG AGGAAGAGAGAAAGACAATTTGATAATGAGAGCGTAGAGAGTGAAGAAGAATACAATGAAAGATTGGACAGCGGAATAGAGAATCAG AACATAGGAAAATCACACAACGAGACAgtagaaagcgaagaagataACGACGAAAGATTGGAAAGGGGGATATGGAATCAG ACAATAGGACAAACACGTAATGAGAGCGTAGAGAGCgatgaagaaaatgatgaaagaTTAGACAGGGGAATATGGAAACAG acaacagGCGACAATGGGAATAATGAGAGAGTAGAGAGCGATGAAGAAAACGAT aaaataggagaaACAAGTAATgtagaaagcgaagaagaataCGACGGAAGATGGGACAAAGGAATAGGGagccag aaaataagaCAATCAGATAACGAGAGCGTACgaagcgaagaagaaaactttgaaataTGGGGGAAATGGGGGaacaggtaa
- the LOC123467852 gene encoding uncharacterized protein LOC123467852: MEFTPQQSASTSRLKLCKEYFPMSPDIFNATDSDQEESSLADGSANSCSSNQTSEDIEDNEVAFLRRRIQVLEIENRSLYRKIDDMEKKEKKIAEHNKVNVKRPRTSHLLVPLLHASTVEIEKSELDEVLVVAKASRENLNATVNRLLEAVYSKTFLGSHSLSGGVPKTKKKMSTHPNQTVKPGLPKNDLDDIIRFVKNTWEEIHGDVLPEKNCPVRSAIKVKLSTEYRALKNTYK, encoded by the exons ATGGAATTTACTCCACAACAAAGTGCTTCAACATCCCGTCTGAAATTATGCAAAGAGTATTTCCCAATGTCCCCTGATATTTTTAATGCAACAG ACTCAGATCAAGAAGAATCATCATTGGCCGATGGTTCTGCCAACTCATGTTCTTCAAATCAGACAAGTGAAGATATCGAAGACAATGAA GTTGCATTTCTTCGAAGAAGAATTCAAGTGTTGGAGATTGAAAACAGGTCCCTTTATAGAAAAATTGACGATAtggaaaagaaggaaaagaagattgCAGAGCACAATAAAGTGAATGTTAAGAGACCAAGAACAAGTCATTTATTG GTTCCTTTACTACACGCATCGACTGTGGAAATCGAGAAATCGGAGCTGGACGAAGTGTTGGTTGTTGCCAAAGCTTCACGTGAAAATTTAAATGCTACTGTCAATCGGCTTTTAGAAGCTGTCTACTCCAAAACCTTTTTAGGAAGTCATTCGTTATCTGGGGGAGTGccgaaaacaaagaaaaaaatgtctacCCATCCAAATCAGACGGTCAAGCCAGGTCTTCCCAAAAATGACCTGGATGATATTATTC GGTTTGTTAAGAATACCTGGGAAGAGATTCACGGCGACGTTCTTCCAGAAAAAAACTGTCCCGTTAGAAGTGCAATTAAGGTTAAACTAAGCACTGAATATCGTGCCTTGAAAAACACGTACAAGTGA